In the Malus domestica chromosome 16, GDT2T_hap1 genome, one interval contains:
- the LOC103403528 gene encoding uncharacterized protein, translating into MSLQEKSSAVVIEEGYRGTNDTEPRRSVSNDRTSNATSSLRRRFLSLSHVQPSQIDEDNESECVSEAGDIGDRALHSNRHSESGSICLFPSEDVQLQTYGLWGRDPVTSKAISPVTPLPEEIISPLSTGVIISEDKKPENTTRLPKLLEYGSCMTHLAVFGILGVLTRYLLQKLFGPGVVGVTSDKTILYLDLPAWIKTQTLG; encoded by the exons ATG TCACTTCAAGAGAAATCAAGCGCTGTGGTTATAGAGGAAGGGTATCGTGGGACTAATGACACTGAACCCAGACGAAGCGTATCCAATGATCGAACAAGCAATGCCACTTCTTCATTAAGGAGGcggtttttaagtttatcacatGTTCAGCCTTCTCAAATAGATGAAGACAATGAAAGTGAATGTGTGTCGGAGGCAGGAGATATTGGCGATCGGGCTCTTCACAGCAACAGGCACAGTGAGAGTGGTAGCATCTGCCTGTTTCCTTCTGAGGATGTTCAACTGCAAACCTATGGATTATGGGGTCGTGACCCTGTTACATCCAAAGCAATTTCCCCTGTCACTCCCTTGCCAGAGGAAATCATATCTCCTCTTTCCACTGGTGTGATCATATCCGAGGACAAAAAGCCA GAAAATACAACAAGGTTGCCAAAATTATTGGAATATGGTTCATGCATGACTCATTTAGCAGTTTTTGGCATTCTTGGG GTCTTAACGAGATATCTTTTGCAAAAATTGTTTGGCCCTGGAGTTGTTGGTGTAACAAGCGACAAAACCATTCTCTACCTTGATCTTCCTGCTTGGATCAAAACTCAAACTTTGGGCTGA